A single genomic interval of Saccharospirillum mangrovi harbors:
- a CDS encoding YitT family protein: MKTATTTHSVPEDALALVAGALFVSLGLLLFKHQGFLTGGTAGLALVLTKVLPFSFGQVFFVINLPFYWLAYSRMGGRFTLNTFVSVAAVSLLADNLSLVIELGRVNAIFAAIMGGFLIGTGMLVFFRHRSSLGGVGILALYVQERFGLSAGRLQMGVDVAIVCVGFFLVPLPVLALSILGALALNVVIALNHKPGRYQIT, encoded by the coding sequence GTGAAAACTGCCACCACCACTCATTCCGTTCCCGAAGATGCGCTGGCGCTGGTTGCCGGCGCTTTGTTTGTGTCGCTCGGTTTGTTGCTGTTCAAGCATCAGGGCTTTCTGACCGGCGGCACGGCGGGCCTGGCGCTGGTGTTGACCAAGGTGCTGCCGTTCAGTTTTGGTCAGGTGTTTTTCGTTATTAACCTGCCGTTTTACTGGCTGGCGTACAGCCGCATGGGCGGGCGGTTTACGCTCAATACGTTTGTCTCGGTCGCGGCGGTGTCGTTGCTGGCCGATAACCTGTCGCTGGTGATTGAGCTGGGCCGCGTCAACGCTATCTTCGCGGCCATCATGGGCGGCTTTCTGATCGGCACTGGCATGCTGGTGTTTTTCCGTCATCGTTCCAGCCTGGGCGGCGTGGGCATTCTGGCGTTGTACGTGCAGGAACGATTCGGCCTGAGTGCCGGTCGGCTTCAGATGGGCGTCGATGTTGCCATTGTCTGTGTGGGTTTCTTTCTGGTGCCGTTGCCGGTGTTGGCGCTGTCGATCCTCGGTGCGCTGGCGCTGAATGTGGTGATTGCTTTGAACCATAAACCCGGTCGCTATCAGATCACCTGA
- a CDS encoding WD40/YVTN/BNR-like repeat-containing protein yields MVDRILFWTRKGLVEMRAGDHGFDYAQTHFLGEPVSAAAVGPDGTWWCALALGHFGSKLHRSTDLGANWQEVAVPVFPEKPDDPDDKNPWALEQIWCLEPDPQIPGRLWAGTIPGGLFRSDDGGDSWSLNQALWNVPARKNWFGGGFDNPGLHSIAIHPEDSDSLTVAISSGGVWKSEDAGNHWRQVGKGLRAEYMPEDMQFDLVNQDVHRLMAAPSNPDWVWVQHHNGVFVSSDGAETFRECTPDPSAFGFAVAVHPKRPETAWFVPGVKDQYRFPVDQALLVTRSEDGGKTFQAQRQGLPQGGSFDLVYRHGLAVDRTGNTLAFGTTTGNAWCSRDGGTSWQLLSHTLPPVYGVSLINA; encoded by the coding sequence ATGGTGGATCGGATTCTGTTCTGGACGCGCAAAGGCCTGGTGGAAATGCGGGCTGGTGATCACGGCTTTGACTACGCTCAAACGCATTTTCTCGGCGAGCCGGTATCGGCCGCGGCCGTTGGGCCAGACGGCACCTGGTGGTGCGCTTTGGCGCTGGGTCATTTTGGTTCGAAACTGCATCGCTCGACCGACCTGGGCGCCAACTGGCAGGAAGTGGCGGTGCCGGTGTTTCCGGAAAAACCGGACGACCCGGACGATAAAAACCCCTGGGCACTGGAACAAATCTGGTGCCTGGAACCCGATCCGCAAATTCCCGGCCGACTTTGGGCGGGCACCATTCCCGGCGGCTTGTTTCGCAGCGACGACGGCGGTGACAGCTGGTCGTTGAATCAGGCGTTGTGGAATGTACCGGCGCGCAAAAACTGGTTCGGCGGCGGCTTCGATAACCCCGGCCTGCACTCCATCGCCATTCATCCGGAAGATTCCGACAGCTTGACTGTCGCCATTTCCAGCGGCGGCGTGTGGAAAAGTGAAGACGCCGGCAACCATTGGCGGCAGGTCGGTAAGGGATTGCGGGCCGAATACATGCCCGAAGACATGCAGTTCGATCTGGTCAATCAGGATGTACACCGCTTGATGGCCGCGCCATCGAACCCGGACTGGGTTTGGGTGCAGCATCACAACGGCGTTTTTGTGTCGTCCGACGGCGCCGAAACCTTCCGCGAATGCACGCCGGATCCGAGCGCTTTCGGCTTTGCCGTCGCGGTGCATCCGAAGCGTCCGGAAACCGCCTGGTTTGTGCCGGGCGTAAAAGACCAATACCGCTTTCCGGTGGATCAGGCGTTGTTGGTGACGCGCAGCGAAGACGGCGGCAAAACCTTTCAGGCGCAGCGCCAGGGTTTGCCACAAGGCGGCAGTTTCGATCTGGTGTATCGGCACGGCCTGGCGGTCGATCGCACCGGCAATACTCTGGCGTTTGGCACCACGACCGGCAACGCCTGGTGCAGCCGGGACGGCGGTACCAGCTGGCAATTGCTCAGCCATACTTTGCCGCCGGTGTATGGGGTCAGTCTGATCAACGCCTGA
- a CDS encoding MoaD/ThiS family protein has product MIKVSFTENLQRHIRCDALDVAPGTLDAVLAQVFERYPPLAGYLLDDQGELRKHVMLAIDQQLVQGAMPHQQVLAAGSRLHIMQALSGG; this is encoded by the coding sequence ATGATCAAGGTCAGCTTCACCGAGAATTTGCAACGTCATATCCGCTGCGATGCGTTGGATGTGGCGCCGGGCACGCTGGATGCGGTGCTGGCGCAGGTGTTTGAACGATACCCGCCACTGGCGGGCTATCTGCTCGATGATCAGGGCGAGTTGCGCAAGCACGTCATGCTCGCTATCGATCAACAACTGGTGCAAGGCGCCATGCCGCATCAACAGGTGCTGGCAGCGGGCAGTCGCCTGCACATCATGCAAGCACTCTCTGGCGGTTGA
- a CDS encoding methylglyoxal synthase has product MSKTDRNVALVAHDNKKRELVAWAQTNSALLEPLGIYATGTTGKLIEQGLNRSVTKLLSGPLGGDQQIGAKIAEGEIDLLIFFWDPLEPQPHDPDIKALLRIAALYNIPVACNQASADFMIQSPLLYGDYQPNKPDFSIYTQRVTPAG; this is encoded by the coding sequence ATGAGCAAGACAGATCGCAATGTAGCCCTGGTGGCGCACGACAATAAAAAACGGGAATTGGTGGCCTGGGCACAAACCAACAGCGCCTTGCTGGAGCCGTTGGGCATTTACGCAACCGGCACCACGGGTAAGTTGATTGAGCAGGGGTTGAATCGGTCGGTGACCAAGTTACTGAGCGGCCCGCTCGGTGGCGACCAGCAAATTGGTGCCAAGATTGCCGAAGGCGAAATCGATCTGCTGATCTTTTTCTGGGACCCGCTGGAACCGCAACCGCACGATCCGGACATCAAAGCGCTGCTGCGCATTGCGGCGCTGTACAACATTCCGGTGGCGTGCAATCAGGCCAGCGCCGATTTCATGATTCAGTCGCCGTTGCTGTATGGCGATTACCAGCCGAACAAACCGGATTTTTCCATCTACACCCAGCGGGTTACACCGGCGGGTTGA
- a CDS encoding VanZ family protein, with the protein MRMVRVGFGVALLAITVLSLLPIEQPAVSPNDKVNHLLGWGLIGLLGGLSWPRRWRVWPLLWGYSWLIEVAQGLTGYRLFSIADGFANLAGLALAVVLLSLWYKMRALPRTGARRPE; encoded by the coding sequence ATGCGCATGGTTCGAGTGGGTTTTGGGGTCGCGTTGCTGGCGATCACGGTGTTGTCGTTGTTGCCGATTGAGCAGCCGGCGGTGTCGCCGAACGATAAGGTGAATCATCTGCTCGGTTGGGGGTTGATCGGGTTGCTGGGCGGCCTGAGTTGGCCGCGACGCTGGCGCGTCTGGCCGCTGCTGTGGGGCTACAGTTGGTTGATTGAAGTGGCGCAGGGGCTGACCGGGTATCGGCTGTTCAGCATCGCCGATGGGTTCGCCAATCTGGCCGGTCTGGCGCTCGCCGTTGTGCTGTTGTCGCTGTGGTATAAGATGCGGGCATTACCGCGAACAGGCGCCCGGAGGCCCGAATGA
- a CDS encoding CHASE2 domain-containing protein, whose protein sequence is MRFAFTRWLSRHGLRWAALSLGFLITLSLAGYHLFVARYDQTSFIQRLDYLFYDWRFQLLDSGERFPRADDNIVIVDIDEASLKTEGRWPWPRDKVATLVNQLAEAGAVVVGIDILMSEPQLNPTRQLQQQALADGNADLAESLTPFLPLTEYDQILADSFANIDVVLPFLFQADDSLRIGQLPAPVYELTDDEAERLLVVEAEGYAGAVDRLQQAAVTAGSIVPTIDGDGTLRSAPLFTRYEDGLYPSLALAMGLTYYFLDGIELDVVPFNARLDVIDRLHFADKTLRVDAGRVLVPYLGPQGQFPYVSATDVIRGQADPDVFANALVLIGTSSVGLADLRTTPVGTQFPGVEVHANLLNGLLAGNFPYTPDYGHTMTAVLLLILGAFFTLVSNRLGPLALASATLLLLAALVSINFYLWLSQQMALPLASSVLLTAALGTLHLLEGFLSERRHKQQVTNVFGQYVPKAHIERMLSNPDAYGFEGENRDMTVLFSDVRSFTTISEKLSATQLKDLLNRYFTPITEVIFNHQGTIDKYVGDMVMAFWGAPLEDPEHPRHALEAAVAMIATTEALNPELQALGYPEIQVGIGLNTGPMNVGDMGSTYRRAYTVLGDAVNLGSRLESLTKFYGVKILIGPQTRAAINDWAFRPIDRIRVKGKTEPVAVFEPWGKLSDLSQQQRVELDALDAAYQLYLQQQWSAAKEAFSQLKTNSRRAKLYDVYLERIEILEQEILPEDWDGSFTHTSK, encoded by the coding sequence ATGCGGTTTGCATTCACACGTTGGCTGTCTCGCCATGGGTTGCGTTGGGCGGCTTTGTCGCTGGGGTTTTTGATCACCTTATCGCTGGCCGGCTATCACCTCTTTGTCGCCCGTTACGATCAGACTTCCTTTATCCAACGGCTCGACTACCTGTTTTACGACTGGCGCTTCCAACTGCTCGACAGCGGTGAACGCTTCCCCCGTGCGGACGACAACATCGTCATCGTCGACATCGACGAAGCCAGCCTGAAAACCGAAGGCCGCTGGCCCTGGCCGCGCGACAAGGTAGCAACGCTGGTTAACCAACTAGCCGAAGCTGGCGCCGTCGTAGTTGGCATCGATATTCTGATGTCCGAACCGCAGCTCAACCCCACCCGACAACTGCAACAACAAGCGCTGGCCGACGGCAACGCCGACCTCGCCGAATCGCTGACGCCGTTTTTACCGCTCACCGAATACGACCAGATTCTGGCCGACAGCTTCGCCAACATCGACGTCGTACTGCCGTTTCTGTTTCAGGCCGACGACAGCCTGCGCATCGGCCAACTGCCCGCCCCCGTCTACGAATTAACCGACGACGAAGCCGAGCGATTATTGGTCGTGGAAGCCGAAGGTTACGCCGGGGCGGTTGATCGCTTGCAACAGGCGGCCGTCACCGCCGGCTCCATCGTGCCGACCATCGACGGCGACGGCACGCTGCGTTCAGCGCCGTTATTCACCCGCTACGAAGACGGACTCTACCCATCGCTGGCGTTAGCCATGGGGCTGACTTATTACTTTTTGGACGGCATCGAGCTCGATGTCGTGCCGTTCAATGCCCGCCTCGACGTCATCGACCGGCTGCATTTCGCCGACAAAACCCTGCGCGTCGACGCCGGCCGGGTGCTGGTTCCGTACCTTGGGCCGCAAGGCCAGTTTCCGTATGTGTCGGCCACCGATGTGATTCGCGGCCAGGCCGACCCCGACGTATTCGCCAATGCCTTGGTATTGATCGGCACCTCATCGGTAGGCCTGGCCGATTTGCGCACCACGCCCGTTGGCACTCAATTCCCCGGTGTGGAAGTGCACGCCAATCTGCTCAACGGCCTGCTTGCCGGCAACTTCCCCTACACACCCGATTACGGCCACACCATGACGGCGGTGTTGCTGCTGATTCTGGGTGCGTTTTTTACCTTGGTATCGAATCGACTGGGGCCGCTGGCATTGGCATCGGCCACGCTGTTGTTGTTGGCGGCTCTGGTGTCGATCAATTTTTATTTATGGCTGAGTCAGCAAATGGCCCTGCCGTTGGCAAGCAGCGTGTTACTCACCGCCGCTTTGGGTACGCTGCATTTATTGGAAGGGTTTTTAAGCGAGCGGCGGCACAAACAACAGGTCACCAATGTGTTCGGCCAGTACGTGCCCAAAGCGCACATTGAACGCATGTTATCGAACCCGGATGCCTACGGATTCGAAGGCGAAAACCGCGACATGACCGTACTGTTTTCCGACGTGCGCTCCTTCACCACCATTTCCGAAAAACTCAGTGCGACGCAGTTAAAAGATTTGCTGAACCGCTATTTCACTCCGATCACCGAAGTCATTTTCAACCACCAGGGCACCATCGATAAATACGTCGGCGACATGGTGATGGCGTTCTGGGGCGCGCCCTTGGAAGACCCGGAACACCCACGCCACGCACTGGAAGCCGCAGTAGCGATGATCGCCACCACCGAAGCGTTAAACCCGGAATTACAAGCGCTCGGTTACCCGGAAATTCAGGTGGGCATCGGTTTGAATACCGGCCCGATGAACGTCGGCGACATGGGCTCAACTTACCGCCGCGCCTACACCGTGCTCGGCGATGCCGTGAACCTCGGCTCGCGTCTGGAAAGTCTCACCAAATTTTACGGCGTGAAAATTCTGATCGGCCCGCAAACCAGAGCCGCCATTAACGACTGGGCCTTTCGACCGATCGATCGCATTCGCGTGAAAGGCAAAACCGAACCTGTGGCGGTATTCGAACCCTGGGGAAAATTGAGCGATCTCAGCCAGCAACAACGCGTCGAACTCGACGCTTTGGATGCGGCTTATCAACTCTATCTGCAACAGCAGTGGTCAGCCGCCAAAGAAGCGTTTTCACAACTGAAAACGAACAGCCGCCGCGCCAAATTGTATGACGTCTATCTCGAACGCATCGAAATCCTCGAACAGGAAATCCTGCCCGAGGATTGGGACGGCAGTTTTACGCACACCAGTAAATAA